One genomic region from Pseudoduganella dura encodes:
- a CDS encoding EAL domain-containing protein, translated as MISRADIQGASILIVDDQPVNVQLLEYLLQSTGYTHVSSTTDPRVVAAWHEQYNYDIIILDLQMPGMDGFAVMQALRPLEPEGYLPVLVVTAEPDKKQAALDAGARDFVSKPFDPVEVLTRIRNLIEVRLMQREARFHNIVLERTVRERTADLQRFRTAMDATADAIFLIDIQSMRFADVNDGAARMLGYTRAQLMAQEPARIGLGTQETLLQHAGSALGAGGDARAPVLIETELLRHDHATVPVEIYWQLQHDVHGPGPAQGPAHLAQLPAQSADSQRTLICVARDISERRVAEERLRHAAHYDSLTGLPNRTLFYRTLADAIDLARDKEWRIVVLFIGLDRFKNINDSLGAAMGDELLREFASRLVQSARIRDTVGRLGGDEFGLILTMTRDQQDAVLVANEVREALRSPFQLGDQQAMMTASIGIAVYPDDAADPETLVKYANTAMSQAKEAGSDAYRFFTAGMNVQVLARLDLEMALRRALDQQELELHYQPKVNLLTGRVSGAEALLRWNRPGHGTVYPAEFVGVLEDTGLIVRTGNWIIDAACRQIAEWMASPVGPVHVAVNVASRQFIEGDLETEVKEALARHQVPPDLLELELTETALMSNAERTIDVLTKLRLLGVKVAIDDFGTGYSSLAYLQRFPIDKLKIDIAFVRNIVTNPNDAAIALAIISMAHSLKLRVVAEGVETRPQLEFLRRNRCDEVQGFFFSRGLNEAGFAQLVTGGKSLPPDPNLATEPPQTLLIVDDDVNVLSSLHRLFRRDGYRILTASSPAEGFDLLALHPVQVIVCDQRMPIMSGTEFLSKVKDMYPDTIRIILSGYTGLEAMLDSINRGAIYRFYTKPWDDVQLRDNIRLAFHHYWLMHGTGKHAGQPGEDHTALPGR; from the coding sequence ATGATCAGCCGGGCCGATATCCAGGGCGCGAGCATCCTGATCGTCGACGACCAGCCCGTCAACGTGCAATTGCTGGAATACCTGCTGCAATCCACCGGTTACACGCACGTCAGTTCCACCACCGATCCGCGCGTGGTGGCGGCGTGGCACGAGCAATACAACTACGACATCATCATCCTCGACCTGCAGATGCCCGGCATGGATGGCTTCGCCGTGATGCAGGCGCTGCGTCCGCTCGAGCCGGAAGGCTACCTGCCGGTGCTCGTGGTCACCGCCGAGCCGGACAAGAAGCAGGCCGCGCTCGATGCCGGCGCACGCGATTTCGTCAGCAAGCCGTTCGACCCGGTCGAGGTGCTCACGCGGATCCGCAACCTGATCGAGGTGCGGCTGATGCAGCGCGAGGCCAGGTTCCACAACATCGTGCTCGAGCGCACGGTGCGCGAACGCACCGCCGACCTGCAGCGCTTCCGCACCGCGATGGATGCGACGGCCGACGCGATCTTCCTGATCGACATCCAATCGATGCGCTTCGCCGACGTCAACGACGGCGCCGCGCGGATGCTGGGCTACACGCGGGCGCAGCTGATGGCGCAGGAACCGGCGCGCATCGGCCTGGGCACCCAGGAAACGCTGCTGCAGCATGCCGGCTCGGCGCTCGGCGCCGGAGGCGACGCGCGTGCGCCGGTGCTGATCGAAACCGAACTGCTGCGGCACGACCACGCCACGGTACCGGTGGAAATCTACTGGCAGCTGCAGCATGATGTCCATGGACCGGGGCCGGCGCAGGGGCCGGCGCACTTGGCACAGTTGCCGGCGCAGTCGGCAGATTCGCAGCGCACGCTGATCTGCGTGGCGCGCGACATTTCCGAGCGCCGCGTGGCCGAGGAGCGCCTGCGCCACGCGGCCCACTACGACAGCCTCACGGGCCTGCCCAACCGCACGCTGTTCTACCGCACCCTGGCCGACGCGATCGACCTGGCGCGCGACAAGGAGTGGCGCATCGTCGTGCTGTTCATCGGTCTCGACCGCTTCAAGAACATCAACGATTCGCTGGGCGCCGCGATGGGCGACGAACTGCTGCGCGAATTCGCCAGCCGGCTGGTACAGTCGGCCCGCATCCGCGACACGGTGGGCCGGCTGGGCGGCGACGAGTTCGGCCTGATCCTGACGATGACGCGCGACCAGCAGGATGCGGTACTGGTGGCCAACGAAGTGCGCGAGGCGTTGCGCTCGCCGTTCCAGCTGGGCGACCAGCAGGCCATGATGACGGCATCGATCGGCATCGCCGTCTACCCGGATGATGCGGCAGACCCGGAAACCCTGGTCAAGTACGCCAACACGGCGATGAGCCAGGCCAAGGAGGCGGGCAGCGATGCCTACCGCTTCTTCACGGCGGGGATGAACGTGCAGGTGCTGGCGCGGCTCGACCTGGAAATGGCCCTGCGCCGCGCGCTGGACCAGCAGGAGCTGGAGCTGCACTACCAGCCGAAGGTCAACCTGCTGACCGGCCGGGTATCGGGCGCGGAGGCGCTGCTGCGCTGGAACCGGCCCGGTCACGGCACCGTGTACCCGGCCGAATTCGTCGGCGTCCTCGAAGATACGGGCCTGATCGTCCGCACCGGCAACTGGATCATCGATGCCGCGTGCCGGCAGATCGCCGAATGGATGGCGTCGCCGGTGGGGCCGGTGCACGTGGCCGTCAATGTCGCCTCGCGCCAGTTCATCGAGGGCGACCTGGAAACGGAAGTGAAGGAAGCATTGGCCCGGCACCAGGTGCCGCCCGACCTGCTGGAACTGGAACTGACGGAAACGGCGTTGATGTCGAACGCCGAGCGCACGATCGACGTGCTGACCAAGCTGCGCCTGCTGGGCGTGAAGGTGGCGATCGACGATTTCGGCACCGGTTACTCGTCGCTGGCCTACCTGCAGCGCTTCCCGATCGACAAGCTGAAGATCGACATCGCGTTCGTGCGCAATATCGTCACCAACCCGAACGACGCGGCGATCGCGCTGGCCATCATCAGCATGGCGCACAGCCTGAAGCTGCGCGTGGTGGCCGAGGGCGTGGAAACGCGGCCCCAGCTCGAATTCCTGCGCCGCAACCGCTGCGATGAAGTGCAGGGCTTCTTCTTCAGCCGCGGCCTGAACGAGGCTGGGTTCGCCCAGCTCGTCACCGGCGGGAAGTCGCTGCCGCCGGACCCGAACCTGGCCACCGAGCCGCCGCAAACGCTGCTGATCGTGGACGACGATGTCAACGTGCTGTCGTCGCTGCACCGGCTGTTCCGGCGCGACGGCTACCGCATCCTCACGGCGTCGTCGCCGGCCGAAGGCTTCGATCTGCTGGCGCTGCACCCGGTGCAGGTGATCGTGTGCGACCAACGCATGCCGATCATGAGCGGCACCGAATTCCTCAGCAAGGTGAAGGACATGTACCCAGACACGATCCGCATCATCCTTTCCGGCTACACGGGGCTCGAAGCGATGCTGGACTCGATCAACCGCGGCGCGATCTACCGCTTCTACACCAAGCCATGGGACGACGTGCAACTGCGCGACAACATCCGCCTGGCGTTCCACCATTACTGGCTGATGCACGGCACCGGCAAGCATGCCGGGCAGCCGGGCGAGGACCACACGGCGCTGCCGGGCCGCTAG
- the thiL gene encoding thiamine-phosphate kinase yields the protein MLSEFDLIKQYFVRPARPAPLSPRAQLGIGDDCALLGITPGQSFAISSDMLVEGRHFFAGEDPRRLGHKSLAVNLSDLAAMGARPAGFTLALALPAADRDWLAGFSAGLFALADEHDCELIGGDTTRGPLNICITVFGEVAPGQALRRDAARPGDDIWISGTLGDARLALAGIRGEVALQEDAQQLAGARLHLPTPRVALGRLLAEGALAHAAIDISDGLAGDLGHILERSGVGATLDVDALPAGPVLATCASGHAALRRAYTAAGGDDYELCFTAAPARRGAIEAAGAACGTPVTRVGRIEAAPGLRLTDGQGQPLELRLAGFDHFGGGQ from the coding sequence ATGCTCTCCGAATTCGACCTGATCAAACAGTATTTCGTGCGCCCCGCGCGCCCCGCGCCTCTTTCTCCCCGGGCGCAGCTGGGCATTGGCGACGATTGCGCGCTGCTGGGCATCACGCCCGGCCAGTCGTTCGCGATTTCCTCGGACATGCTGGTGGAAGGGCGCCATTTCTTCGCCGGCGAAGACCCGCGCCGCCTGGGCCACAAAAGCCTGGCCGTGAACCTTTCCGACCTGGCGGCAATGGGCGCGCGCCCGGCCGGGTTTACGCTGGCGCTGGCCCTGCCCGCGGCCGACCGCGACTGGCTGGCCGGTTTTTCCGCGGGACTGTTCGCGCTGGCCGACGAGCATGACTGCGAACTGATCGGCGGCGACACCACCAGGGGGCCGCTCAATATCTGCATTACCGTGTTCGGCGAAGTGGCGCCGGGCCAGGCGCTGCGCCGCGACGCGGCCCGGCCGGGCGACGACATCTGGATTTCCGGCACGCTGGGCGATGCCCGCCTGGCGCTGGCCGGCATCCGCGGCGAAGTGGCGCTGCAGGAAGATGCGCAACAGCTGGCGGGAGCGCGCCTGCACCTGCCCACGCCGCGCGTGGCGCTGGGCCGGCTGCTGGCCGAAGGCGCCCTGGCGCATGCCGCGATCGACATTTCCGACGGCCTGGCGGGCGACCTCGGTCACATCCTGGAACGGTCCGGTGTCGGCGCCACGCTGGACGTGGACGCGCTGCCGGCCGGCCCGGTCCTGGCCACGTGCGCGTCGGGGCATGCCGCGCTGCGCCGCGCGTACACGGCCGCCGGCGGCGACGACTACGAGCTCTGTTTTACCGCCGCGCCGGCGCGGCGCGGCGCGATCGAGGCCGCCGGCGCGGCCTGCGGCACGCCGGTCACGCGCGTGGGCCGCATCGAAGCGGCGCCGGGCCTGCGGCTGACGGATGGCCAGGGCCAGCCGCTCGAACTGCGCCTGGCCGGCTTCGACCATTTCGGCGGCGGGCAGTAA
- a CDS encoding NADP-dependent malic enzyme, whose translation MDSSSDKKEELRQQLRLAALEYHEYPRPGKISVTPTKQLTNQRDLALAYSPGVAAPCEEIVIDPAAAYKYTARGNLVAVISNGTAVLGLGNIGALASKPVMEGKGVLFKKFAGIDVFDIEINEQDPDKLIDIIAALEPTFGGVNLEDIKAPECFYIERELRKRMKIPVFHDDQHGTAIIVGAAILNGITLVGKNIKECKLVVSGAGAAALACLDLIVDLGFPIENIFVTDLAGVVYQGRTELMDPDKERFARDTPARTLGEVIAGADIFLGLSAGGVLKPHMVQQMAARPIILALANPNPEILPEDVKAVRDDAVICTGRSDYPNQVNNVLCFPYIFRGALDCGASTITREMEIAVVHAIAELAHAEQSDVVATTYGFTNLSFGPEYLIPMPFDPRLLIKIAPAVAKAAEDGGVATRPIKDLEAYADSLQQFVYRSGTFMKPLFAQAKITHPDLKRIVYAEGEEERVLRAVQVIVDERLARPILVGRPAVLESRIQKFGLRLKQGVDFDVINPDYDDRYRDYWTSYYDLAKRKGVTEEYAKLEMRRRHSLIGAMMIKKGDADGMICGTFGTTQLHLHYIDQVLGKRAGANVYAAMNVLVLPERQLVMVDTHVNENPNAEQLAEITIMAAEEMRRFGLQPSVALLSHSNFGSSNNESAQKMRAALALVRERAPDLEVDGEMHGDTALDSKMRKKLMPDSYLERDANLLVMPNIESANIAYNLVKTAAGNGIAIGPILLGCAAPVHILTPSATVRRIVNMTALCVVDVVAQRNN comes from the coding sequence ATGGATTCGTCATCTGACAAGAAAGAGGAACTGCGTCAACAACTGCGCCTGGCGGCGCTCGAATACCACGAGTACCCACGGCCGGGCAAGATCAGCGTGACCCCGACCAAGCAGCTGACCAATCAGCGCGACCTGGCCCTGGCGTATTCGCCGGGCGTGGCCGCCCCCTGCGAAGAGATCGTCATCGATCCGGCCGCCGCCTATAAATACACGGCGCGCGGCAACCTGGTGGCCGTGATCTCGAACGGCACCGCCGTGCTCGGCCTGGGCAATATCGGCGCGCTGGCTTCCAAGCCCGTGATGGAAGGCAAGGGCGTGCTGTTCAAGAAATTCGCCGGCATCGACGTGTTCGACATCGAGATCAACGAACAGGATCCGGACAAGCTGATCGACATCATCGCCGCGCTGGAGCCCACCTTCGGCGGCGTCAACCTGGAAGACATCAAGGCGCCCGAGTGCTTCTACATCGAGCGCGAGCTGCGCAAGCGGATGAAGATCCCCGTGTTCCACGATGACCAGCACGGCACCGCGATCATCGTCGGCGCGGCGATCCTGAACGGCATCACGCTGGTCGGCAAGAACATCAAGGAATGCAAACTGGTCGTTTCCGGCGCCGGCGCCGCCGCGCTGGCCTGCCTGGACCTGATCGTCGACCTCGGCTTCCCGATCGAGAACATCTTCGTGACCGACCTGGCCGGCGTGGTCTACCAGGGCCGTACCGAGCTGATGGACCCGGACAAGGAGCGCTTCGCCCGCGACACGCCGGCGCGCACGCTGGGCGAGGTGATCGCCGGTGCAGACATCTTCCTGGGCCTGTCGGCCGGCGGCGTGCTCAAGCCGCACATGGTGCAGCAGATGGCGGCGCGCCCGATCATCCTGGCGCTGGCCAACCCGAACCCGGAGATCCTGCCGGAAGACGTGAAAGCCGTGCGCGACGATGCCGTCATCTGCACCGGCCGTTCGGACTATCCGAACCAGGTCAACAACGTGCTGTGCTTCCCGTACATCTTCCGCGGCGCCCTCGATTGCGGCGCCAGCACGATCACGCGGGAAATGGAAATCGCCGTGGTCCACGCGATCGCCGAACTGGCGCACGCCGAGCAGTCCGATGTCGTGGCCACCACGTACGGCTTCACCAACCTGTCGTTCGGTCCCGAATACCTGATTCCGATGCCGTTCGACCCGCGCCTGCTGATCAAGATCGCGCCGGCCGTGGCCAAGGCCGCCGAGGATGGCGGCGTCGCCACGCGCCCGATCAAGGACCTGGAAGCGTATGCCGACAGCCTGCAGCAGTTCGTCTACCGCAGCGGCACGTTCATGAAGCCGCTGTTCGCGCAGGCCAAGATCACGCACCCGGACCTGAAGCGCATCGTCTACGCCGAAGGCGAAGAAGAGCGCGTGCTGCGCGCCGTGCAGGTGATCGTCGACGAGCGCCTGGCGCGCCCGATCCTGGTCGGCCGCCCGGCCGTGCTGGAATCGCGCATCCAGAAGTTCGGCCTGCGCCTGAAGCAGGGCGTGGACTTCGACGTGATCAATCCCGATTACGACGACCGCTACCGCGACTACTGGACGTCGTACTACGACCTCGCCAAGCGCAAGGGCGTCACCGAGGAATACGCCAAGCTGGAAATGCGCCGCCGCCACAGCCTGATCGGCGCGATGATGATCAAGAAGGGCGATGCCGACGGCATGATCTGCGGCACCTTCGGCACCACCCAGCTGCACCTGCACTACATCGACCAGGTGCTGGGCAAGCGCGCGGGCGCGAACGTGTACGCGGCGATGAACGTGCTGGTGCTGCCGGAGCGGCAACTGGTGATGGTCGATACCCACGTCAACGAAAACCCGAACGCCGAGCAGCTGGCCGAGATCACGATCATGGCCGCCGAAGAGATGCGCCGCTTCGGCCTGCAGCCGTCGGTCGCGCTGCTGTCGCACTCGAACTTCGGCTCGTCCAACAACGAGTCGGCGCAGAAGATGCGCGCCGCGCTGGCGCTGGTCAGGGAGCGCGCGCCGGACCTGGAAGTGGATGGCGAAATGCACGGCGACACCGCGCTCGATTCCAAGATGCGCAAGAAGCTGATGCCCGATTCCTACCTGGAACGCGATGCCAACCTGCTGGTGATGCCGAACATCGAGTCCGCCAACATCGCCTACAACCTGGTGAAGACGGCGGCCGGCAACGGCATCGCGATCGGCCCGATCCTGCTGGGCTGCGCCGCGCCGGTGCACATCCTGACCCCGTCGGCCACCGTGCGCCGCATCGTCAACATGACGGCGCTGTGCGTGGTGGACGTGGTCGCCCAGCGCAACAACTGA
- a CDS encoding transposase codes for MTKSGQPARARHSKKNSAAQCEPWLLAVSPALAQLRADDIIKIYSGRMQIEQTFRDLKNAKWGMALRHSQTTSLLRLAALLLIGALLTYALWLIGLAARAAGYEVHYGSHPKAGSCLSIFSLAMHWVDDYRRPRLSPSAIKYAFIELVSMVRTWEFEG; via the coding sequence TTGACGAAATCCGGTCAACCTGCGCGCGCGCGCCACAGCAAGAAAAACAGCGCTGCCCAATGTGAGCCTTGGCTACTCGCCGTTTCGCCAGCACTGGCACAGCTTCGTGCAGACGACATCATCAAAATTTACTCTGGGCGCATGCAAATCGAGCAGACTTTCCGCGACCTGAAGAATGCCAAATGGGGAATGGCACTGCGACATAGCCAGACTACAAGCCTGCTTCGTCTGGCGGCACTTTTACTAATCGGTGCATTGCTCACTTATGCCTTATGGCTGATCGGCTTAGCGGCACGAGCGGCTGGCTATGAAGTCCACTACGGCAGCCATCCCAAGGCAGGCAGCTGCCTTTCAATCTTCTCGTTGGCAATGCACTGGGTCGACGACTATCGTCGACCCAGACTCTCCCCATCGGCCATCAAATATGCATTTATCGAACTCGTTTCGATGGTCCGCACTTGGGAATTCGAGGGGTAG
- a CDS encoding IS4 family transposase yields the protein MHARQIIQRLLGQECPSIHAKRRACLAQIVQAAARAGLGVVRIGKQLRSQTSLRHRIKCCDRLLSNPHLAKERVQIYRAMSQRLLQSRQYVQVAVDWSEIRADGSAQLLRAAAIIEGRAFTLYEEVHPQERLAASLVHKCFMKTLKTILPAHCRAIIITDAGFRATWFKTLNQLGFGWVGRIRNRDLVCQQNGNDWFGCKSLYSRATAKARDLGYFFMSAPTLSTAD from the coding sequence ATGCATGCACGCCAAATCATACAACGATTGTTGGGGCAGGAGTGCCCATCAATTCACGCTAAACGCCGAGCTTGCCTAGCTCAAATTGTGCAAGCTGCAGCTCGTGCCGGGCTGGGCGTTGTACGCATCGGTAAGCAGCTCAGGTCACAAACAAGTCTTCGGCATCGCATCAAGTGCTGTGACCGTTTGCTGAGCAATCCCCATCTGGCCAAAGAGCGGGTGCAGATATACCGAGCAATGAGCCAACGCCTTCTTCAATCCAGGCAATACGTGCAGGTAGCAGTAGATTGGTCAGAAATTCGCGCAGATGGCAGTGCTCAATTGCTGCGTGCAGCAGCCATCATCGAAGGACGCGCCTTTACGCTCTACGAGGAGGTCCACCCTCAGGAGAGGCTCGCGGCATCTTTGGTCCATAAGTGCTTCATGAAGACCCTGAAAACCATCCTGCCAGCGCACTGTCGCGCCATCATCATCACCGATGCAGGATTTCGTGCTACGTGGTTTAAAACGCTCAATCAGCTCGGCTTTGGCTGGGTCGGACGGATACGCAACCGTGATTTGGTGTGCCAACAGAACGGCAACGACTGGTTCGGCTGCAAAAGCTTGTACTCAAGAGCTACCGCAAAAGCGCGCGATTTGGGCTATTTTTTCATGTCCGCTCCAACCCTGTCGACTGCCGATTAG
- a CDS encoding DUF2214 family protein — protein sequence MTDLILAIVHHLTVFGIAAVLAAELALLRPAAMSPHTVRLLGRFDAVYGMLALAILAIGFGRVFHGAKGADFYLHNPVFWIKVGAFAVVGLLSIKPTLRMMAWQKSLKADAAFTPPADELKALRRRKLAEVHVFGLIPVAAAVMARGIGPGW from the coding sequence ATGACCGACCTCATTCTCGCCATCGTCCATCACCTGACCGTGTTCGGGATTGCCGCCGTGCTGGCGGCGGAGCTGGCGTTGCTGCGGCCGGCGGCGATGTCGCCCCACACGGTGCGGCTGCTGGGGCGGTTCGATGCGGTGTACGGCATGCTGGCGCTGGCCATTCTCGCCATCGGCTTCGGCCGCGTGTTCCATGGCGCGAAGGGCGCGGATTTCTACCTGCACAATCCTGTCTTCTGGATCAAGGTGGGCGCGTTCGCCGTCGTCGGCCTGCTGTCGATCAAGCCTACCTTGCGGATGATGGCCTGGCAAAAATCGCTGAAGGCGGATGCCGCATTCACCCCGCCAGCCGACGAACTGAAGGCGCTGCGCCGCCGCAAGCTGGCCGAAGTCCACGTGTTCGGGCTGATCCCGGTGGCCGCTGCCGTCATGGCGCGCGGTATCGGCCCTGGCTGGTAA
- the gmd gene encoding GDP-mannose 4,6-dehydratase, protein MQNTKRALVTGISGQDGAYLAQLLLEKGYEVTGTFRRTSSVNFWRIEELGIQAHPNLHLVEHDLTDLSSSIRLLQNGRFHEVYNLAAQSFVGVSFEQPVTTAEITGIGAVNLLEAIRIVDPKIRFYQASTSEMFGKVQAIPQKEDTPFYPRSPYGVAKLYAHWMTVNYRESYGIFGSSGILFNHESPLRGREFVTRKITDSVAKIKLGKLEVLELGNLDAKRDWGFAKEYVEGMWRILQADQPDTYVLATNRTETVRDFVTMAFKAVDIAIEWQGSGESETGHDAQNGKVLVRISPKFYRPAEVELLIGDASKARKELGWEPKTTLEELCQMMVDADLRRNTAGFSF, encoded by the coding sequence ATGCAAAATACGAAACGCGCCCTGGTTACGGGCATTTCCGGCCAGGATGGCGCTTACCTGGCGCAGCTGTTGCTTGAGAAGGGCTATGAAGTCACCGGCACGTTCCGCCGCACCAGTTCCGTCAATTTCTGGCGCATCGAAGAACTGGGCATCCAGGCTCACCCGAACCTGCACCTGGTGGAGCACGACCTGACCGACCTGTCGTCGTCGATCCGCCTGCTGCAGAATGGCCGCTTCCACGAGGTCTACAACCTGGCCGCGCAGAGCTTCGTCGGCGTGTCGTTCGAACAGCCGGTGACCACGGCCGAAATCACTGGCATCGGCGCCGTCAACCTGCTCGAAGCGATCCGCATCGTCGATCCGAAGATCCGTTTCTACCAGGCGTCCACGTCGGAAATGTTCGGCAAGGTGCAGGCGATTCCGCAAAAGGAAGACACGCCGTTCTACCCGCGCAGCCCGTATGGCGTGGCCAAGCTGTATGCCCACTGGATGACGGTGAACTACCGCGAATCCTATGGCATCTTCGGCTCGTCGGGCATCCTGTTCAACCACGAATCCCCGCTGCGCGGCCGCGAATTCGTGACGCGCAAGATCACCGATTCGGTCGCCAAGATCAAGCTGGGCAAGCTCGAGGTGCTGGAACTGGGCAACCTGGACGCCAAGCGCGACTGGGGCTTCGCCAAGGAATACGTGGAAGGCATGTGGCGCATCCTGCAGGCCGACCAGCCCGATACCTATGTGCTGGCAACGAACCGCACCGAGACCGTGCGCGATTTCGTGACGATGGCTTTCAAGGCGGTCGATATCGCGATCGAATGGCAGGGCAGCGGCGAAAGCGAAACGGGCCATGACGCGCAAAACGGCAAGGTGCTGGTGCGCATCAGCCCGAAATTCTACCGTCCGGCCGAAGTGGAGCTGCTGATCGGCGATGCGTCGAAGGCACGCAAGGAACTGGGCTGGGAACCGAAGACCACGCTCGAAGAGCTGTGCCAGATGATGGTCGACGCCGACCTGCGCCGCAATACCGCCGGCTTCTCGTTCTGA
- a CDS encoding NAD-dependent epimerase/dehydratase family protein, with protein MAAALQLLSTVREGAGKRALVTGIAGFTGHYVAQELRAAGYEVFGVASPGREPGSDTVAVNLTDRAALADAVHALQPDVVVHLAAIAFVAHSDVEQIYRVNVTGTRNLLEALAASPKKPSAVLLASSANIYGNADAGVIGEDVPAAPANDYAVSKLAMEYMARLWMDKLPLIIVRPFNYTGVGQAENFLLPKIVSHFRRREARIELGNLHVWRDFSDVRVVAASYRHLLAAGQAAIGKTFNVSSGKAYSLGEALDMMGNIAGYRIDVHVNPAFVRANEVVRLTGDNTRLQSIVGPIDPPPLEHTLRWMYEA; from the coding sequence ATGGCGGCGGCGCTGCAATTGCTGTCGACGGTGCGCGAAGGCGCCGGCAAGCGTGCGCTGGTGACCGGCATCGCCGGCTTCACCGGGCACTACGTGGCGCAGGAACTGCGCGCCGCGGGCTACGAGGTGTTCGGCGTGGCCAGCCCGGGCCGCGAACCCGGGTCCGATACGGTGGCGGTCAACCTGACCGACCGCGCCGCGCTGGCCGATGCCGTGCACGCCCTGCAACCGGATGTCGTGGTGCACCTGGCCGCGATCGCATTCGTCGCTCATAGCGACGTCGAACAGATCTACCGCGTCAACGTGACCGGTACCCGCAACCTGCTCGAAGCGCTGGCCGCATCGCCGAAGAAGCCGTCGGCCGTGCTGCTGGCCTCGTCCGCGAACATCTACGGCAATGCCGATGCCGGCGTGATCGGCGAGGATGTGCCGGCCGCTCCCGCCAACGATTACGCCGTCAGCAAGCTGGCGATGGAATACATGGCGCGCCTGTGGATGGACAAGCTGCCGCTCATCATCGTGCGGCCGTTCAACTACACCGGCGTGGGCCAGGCCGAGAACTTCCTGCTGCCGAAGATCGTGTCGCACTTCCGCCGCCGCGAGGCGCGCATCGAGTTGGGCAACCTGCACGTCTGGCGCGATTTTTCCGACGTGCGCGTGGTGGCCGCCAGCTACCGCCACCTGCTCGCCGCCGGCCAGGCCGCCATCGGCAAGACCTTCAACGTCAGTTCCGGCAAGGCGTATTCGCTGGGCGAAGCGCTCGACATGATGGGAAACATCGCCGGCTACAGGATCGACGTGCACGTGAACCCGGCCTTCGTGCGCGCCAACGAAGTGGTGCGCCTGACGGGCGACAACACCCGCCTGCAAAGCATCGTCGGCCCCATCGATCCGCCTCCGCTGGAGCATACCTTGCGCTGGATGTACGAGGCGTGA
- a CDS encoding glycosyltransferase family 4 protein — protein MTLKVGLSATTTEPGLTGGQLDGIGVYSGALLRELPHAGIDVDAWSFGPPARLSVGRPMPRPFPLATLRDLVLPGARQHIDADLYHATDYRIVKMDRPVVATLHDALPIAHPEWCNPRLRGLKNWLQARAARKADHVIAVSRYAIAELVQCFGVDERRISVVPNGVDEAWLDAPAADSVAATLARHGLRPGYFLTVGTLQPRKNTGALLQAYLGLPPSVRAQRQLVIIGAAGARSEATVAQIRAARQNGENVVWLNRVTGAEELRHVYAGAGVFVFPSLYEGFGIPVVEAFASGIPVVASNATSVPEVTGGAAIDVDPLSVAAIGAAMLELARDEALRQRCIAAGKVRAVQLTWRETARKTAAVYRSVLSGGH, from the coding sequence GTGACATTGAAAGTCGGCCTGTCGGCCACCACGACCGAACCCGGCCTTACCGGCGGCCAGCTCGACGGCATCGGTGTCTACAGCGGCGCGCTGCTGCGCGAGCTGCCGCACGCCGGCATCGATGTCGACGCCTGGTCGTTCGGCCCGCCGGCGCGGCTTTCGGTCGGCCGCCCGATGCCGCGCCCGTTTCCGCTGGCGACACTGCGCGACCTGGTGCTGCCCGGCGCGCGCCAGCACATCGACGCCGACCTGTATCACGCCACCGACTACCGCATCGTGAAGATGGACCGGCCCGTCGTCGCCACGCTGCACGACGCGCTGCCGATCGCCCATCCGGAATGGTGCAATCCGAGGCTGCGCGGGTTGAAGAACTGGCTGCAGGCCCGGGCCGCGCGCAAGGCGGACCACGTGATCGCCGTCAGCCGCTACGCGATCGCCGAGCTGGTGCAGTGCTTCGGCGTGGACGAGCGCCGCATCAGCGTGGTGCCGAACGGCGTCGACGAGGCATGGCTCGATGCGCCGGCGGCCGATAGCGTCGCGGCCACGCTGGCGCGGCACGGCCTGCGTCCGGGCTACTTCCTCACTGTCGGCACGCTGCAGCCGCGCAAGAACACCGGCGCGCTGCTGCAGGCGTATCTCGGCCTGCCGCCCAGCGTGCGCGCGCAGCGCCAGCTGGTGATCATCGGCGCGGCCGGCGCCCGCAGCGAGGCCACCGTCGCACAGATCAGGGCCGCGCGGCAGAACGGCGAAAACGTGGTGTGGCTCAACCGCGTGACGGGCGCCGAAGAACTGCGGCATGTCTACGCCGGCGCCGGCGTATTCGTCTTTCCCTCGCTGTACGAAGGCTTCGGCATCCCGGTGGTGGAAGCGTTCGCGTCCGGCATTCCGGTGGTGGCGTCGAATGCCACCTCGGTCCCGGAAGTGACGGGCGGCGCGGCGATCGATGTCGATCCGCTGTCGGTCGCGGCGATCGGCGCGGCGATGCTCGAACTGGCGCGAGACGAGGCCTTGCGCCAGCGCTGCATCGCCGCCGGCAAGGTGCGCGCGGTGCAGCTGACATGGCGCGAAACGGCCCGCAAGACGGCAGCCGTCTATCGATCCGTGCTGAGCGGCGGGCACTGA